From one Candidatus Effluviviaceae Genus I sp. genomic stretch:
- a CDS encoding FprA family A-type flavoprotein: MAEPFRAVRISERVFWVGAIDWSIRDFHGYATNRGTTYNAYLVMADEIALVDTVKAPFRDEFMSRIRSVVDPRDIKVIVSNHSEMDHSGLLPQTVKAVEPREVLASPMGVKALAEHFHGLAGVTAVKDGERRSLGNATLTFYETRMLHWPDSMISYLDGDEVLFSQDAFGMHLASSERFDDELDPALLNEEAAKYYANILMPYSGLVTKALDRLGSLKLPAKLVAPDHGPVWRRGFAGILASYARWAEQRPTRKAVVVYDTMWGSTAAMARAIGDGLAAGGASANLLPLSAADRSEAATEVLEAGALLVGSSTLNGQMLPTVADILTYLKGLKPANLVGQAFGSYGWSGEAVQHVQDALVQMKVDMVGEAQRCRYVPTGEHLASCRALGELVAARLP; encoded by the coding sequence ATGGCCGAGCCGTTCCGGGCCGTCAGGATCAGCGAGCGGGTCTTCTGGGTCGGCGCCATCGACTGGAGCATCCGGGACTTCCACGGCTACGCGACGAACCGCGGGACGACCTACAACGCGTACCTCGTGATGGCCGACGAGATCGCGCTCGTTGACACGGTGAAGGCGCCGTTCCGCGACGAGTTCATGTCGCGGATCCGGTCGGTCGTGGACCCGCGCGACATCAAGGTCATCGTCTCGAACCACTCCGAGATGGACCACTCGGGGCTCCTGCCGCAGACCGTGAAGGCCGTCGAGCCCCGCGAGGTCCTCGCGTCGCCGATGGGCGTCAAGGCGCTCGCGGAGCACTTCCACGGCCTCGCGGGCGTGACGGCCGTGAAGGACGGCGAGCGGCGGAGCCTCGGGAACGCGACCCTCACGTTCTACGAGACCCGGATGCTCCACTGGCCCGACAGCATGATCTCCTACCTCGACGGCGACGAGGTCCTCTTCTCGCAGGACGCGTTCGGCATGCACCTCGCGTCGAGCGAGCGGTTCGACGACGAGCTGGACCCGGCGCTCCTGAACGAGGAGGCCGCGAAGTACTACGCGAACATCCTCATGCCGTACTCCGGGCTCGTGACGAAGGCGCTCGATCGGCTCGGGTCGCTGAAGTTGCCCGCGAAGCTCGTGGCGCCGGACCACGGCCCGGTGTGGAGGAGGGGCTTCGCCGGGATCCTCGCGTCCTACGCGCGCTGGGCCGAGCAGCGGCCGACGCGGAAGGCCGTCGTGGTCTACGACACCATGTGGGGGAGCACGGCCGCGATGGCGCGGGCGATCGGCGACGGGCTCGCCGCCGGCGGGGCAAGTGCGAATCTCCTGCCTCTCTCGGCCGCCGACCGCAGCGAGGCGGCCACCGAGGTCCTCGAGGCGGGCGCGCTCCTCGTGGGCTCGTCCACCCTCAACGGGCAGATGCTCCCGACCGTCGCGGACATCCTGACCTATCTCAAGGGCCTCAAGCCGGCCAATCTCGTCGGCCAGGCGTTCGGGTCCTACGGCTGGAGCGGCGAGGCGGTCCAGCACGTCCAGGACGCGCTTGTCCAGATGAAGGTGGACATGGTGGGCGAGGCTCAGCGATGCAGGTATGTCCCAACAGGAGAGCATCTCGCCTCCTGCAGGGCGCTCGGGGAGCTGGTGGCCGCACGGCTTCCGTGA